Proteins encoded in a region of the Candidatus Margulisiibacteriota bacterium genome:
- a CDS encoding DUF559 domain-containing protein — protein MTYYLDKDWLISNGLVSNGKTPPYNPKLIDRAKQLRKKMTKAECKLWFQFLKNYTFRFQRQKVIDHYIVDFYCSKAKLIIEIDGSYHYENDQFQYDQIRTERLNIYNLSIIRFNNNEILNDFNNVCKTINNLILPPL, from the coding sequence ATGACATATTATCTAGATAAAGATTGGTTAATTAGTAATGGTTTAGTTTCTAATGGTAAAACTCCACCATATAATCCTAAACTTATTGATAGAGCTAAGCAACTAAGAAAAAAAATGACTAAAGCAGAATGTAAGCTATGGTTTCAGTTCCTAAAAAATTATACCTTTCGTTTTCAAAGACAAAAAGTAATAGACCATTATATTGTTGATTTCTACTGTTCAAAAGCTAAATTGATTATTGAAATAGATGGGAGTTATCATTATGAAAATGATCAATTTCAATATGACCAAATTAGAACTGAAAGATTAAACATTTATAACCTTTCAATCATTAGATTTAATAATAATGAAATCCTAAATGACTTTAATAACGTATGTAAAACTATTAACAACCTTATACTTCCCCCTTTATAA
- a CDS encoding HEPN domain-containing protein, producing MSNEQKINYWLDLSNYDLDTAKAMLETGRYLYVGFMCHQSVEKILKAYFIKNNNGNPPYTHNLLKLATESGCYNLFNENQKDLIDQLDPLNIEARYPSYKEQLLKQLNKEICSKMFMESKEFLKWISNKL from the coding sequence ATGAGTAATGAACAAAAAATTAACTATTGGTTAGATTTATCAAATTACGATTTAGACACAGCAAAAGCTATGCTAGAAACAGGTAGATATTTATATGTAGGGTTTATGTGCCATCAATCTGTGGAAAAAATATTAAAAGCGTATTTTATAAAAAATAACAACGGAAATCCTCCCTACACACACAATTTATTAAAACTTGCTACAGAATCTGGATGCTACAATCTCTTTAATGAAAACCAGAAAGATTTAATCGATCAATTAGACCCACTAAACATAGAAGCAAGATATCCAAGCTATAAAGAACAATTATTAAAACAATTAAATAAAGAAATTTGTTCAAAAATGTTTATGGAAAGTAAGGAGTTCTTAAAGTGGATCAGCA